The genomic region TTGATGTTAGATCAGACTACATGAAGCTGACGTACATCCTTTCTGCACCATCTCTTTAGTTGGTCATTCCAGGTAATATTGAGATTTAAAACATAagtgtgatcaagaagtgatcaggGGTGAAAATGGAATGATCTTTTGTCACCTGAAACTGATTGGTACGCGGCAAAAGAGAGACGCTCTACGAGCTCAGGGATAAATTCTTCGTCGTACCCTTCGAAAGTTTCTTTCTCAGACCACATTAGAGAGCTCTTGATGTTTGTTTGCAGCGGTTCATCCTCAGGCACCTAAATCGAGAGGTTTTTATGTCAGAACATCAGGATATTCAAACATACGCAAATCATCAAAAGGAACAAAAAATAGGTACTAAACCTTCAGCTTCATCTGTAGGCTGTGCAGATTGCACATGGACTCTCTTAGTCTGGAAATTCTCAGGCCCAATCCAGTGCCATCGCAAGACTTGTCCATCATAGGAGAAACATCACCACGCAAGTAGGGCTCCATCTGGATCAAGGAACAATGTGACCATCTAAAATAGAAGTGAAACACAAGAGGTACCGTGAACTGTAGCTATATAAAACAGTGGATCAAATTCAGGATATGAAAAGAGCATATGCCTAGGTGCCTAGCCATTCCTTTATTTCTGACTCTTCTTTCTTAGCCGTGCCAAAAATAATTCAGAACTACCACCGCATTCAACAGTCTATACAACTCCATAAGTGAACTTACGAAATCTGCCCATATATGTATCATAATTCAAACGGTAATACATTATTTTGATAAAAAAATGAGAACAATAGCTTTGAAGGTATTATACACACAATTCATAGAAGTTCTCAAGTACTTGGACAATGGTACAAGcatcaacatataaaataattcacACTGAAGAGCCGGAACTTGCGTACCTGAAGAAGGTTCTTGATGTTCACACGGCATACACCTCTAATTGACACTAATGCTCCAAAATCCAGCTTTTGAACCTATACTAGAGATAAATCATTGAGTAGAAAAGGTGAACAATCCTAACAAGAACCCTGACAATGAAATATAGAAATACTTCACAGGAACGACAAGAACTCACACTTTCTATCTGCACCAAACAACCATATCTTACAGCGAACGAATCCTTGGAAGAGCTTGATAAAACTGGATCAAGGACAAAGTGTACAAGAGAATTTTGCCTCTTATACAAAGCCTGCGAGTGACGATCGACAGACATATCAGAAGGCCTGTTAGGATTCAAGGGTGACAACAATATGTAGTTCTTGTGTATGAACGAGTCAGAATTCCCTTTGTACTGTCCTAAGCACTCATTTACTAACTAGAGTTTTGTAGGATATCAAGCCAAGACTCGTTAAAAAAATCTACAATTTTCACGATATACATGGTTTCTTGTGAGACGTTCATTTTTTATGATCCAAGGGTGGAGAGTCAAACTACCTTACCGAACATAGTAGATCATATCTCACCACACAAGGGTGATAGACTTTTTACTTCACAGTAAATAAGGGTGTATATACTATTTAGGCTCTCTTTAAAAGCGCAGTCGTCCATAAGGTAAGCAGTTACTAAAATAAATACCTTACGGAATCGTCATAAAAATAATATTTTGATTAGCTGTATTTCAGAAACAAT from Triticum aestivum cultivar Chinese Spring chromosome 4A, IWGSC CS RefSeq v2.1, whole genome shotgun sequence harbors:
- the LOC123086558 gene encoding uncharacterized protein gives rise to the protein MAASASFRFLSPPAPNPHDRIHPSLLACPTRRRRLRATRCSSTPQPAPSPPLEFPLLPFQPAEVLIPSECKTLHLYEARYLALLEEALYKRQNSLVHFVLDPVLSSSSKDSFAVRYGCLVQIESVQKLDFGALVSIRGVCRVNIKNLLQMEPYLRGDVSPMMDKSCDGTGLGLRISRLRESMCNLHSLQMKLKVPEDEPLQTNIKSSLMWSEKETFEGYDEEFIPELVERLSFAAYQSVSGMSDAELLTLQKYKIKAMDSTDTLERVNSGIEYVEHNIGMIAARLAIQNI